A genomic window from Salvia hispanica cultivar TCC Black 2014 chromosome 5, UniMelb_Shisp_WGS_1.0, whole genome shotgun sequence includes:
- the LOC125188199 gene encoding NAC domain-containing protein 78-like, with protein MRFVFNPSGEDLINGYLYPWVKQEELPWNDIPVKEIYGPSSDPWVVFYDVESRWHSRSEEKGAIKYTIYAFSFISRVSNSKRVSRRAGTGTWAGQTGPEIIQDSKNGQIIGQSKILAFEHPGSVADFGHWSMHEYSLSDDLIKSTGVPNAADVVVCKITKTVKKKKKKKNNKSGKGSEVEPLLENMLDDK; from the coding sequence ATGCGATTTGTGTTCAATCCGAGCGGCGAAGATTTGATCAATGGATACCTTTATCCGTGGGTGAAGCAAGAGGAGCTGCCGTGGAATGACATTCCGGTGAAGGAAATCTACGGCCCATCGTCGGATCCGTGGGTGGTTTTCTACGACGTGGAGTCGCGTTGGCACTCTAGGTCGGAGGAGAAGGGCGCCATCAAGTACACCATCTACGCCTTCTCATTTATCTCGAGGGTTTCAAACTCGAAGAGGGTTTCTCGAAGGGCGGGGACCGGGACTTGGGCTGGCCAAACGGGCCCCGAGATTATCCAAGACTCCAAGAACGGCCAAATCATCGGCCAATCCAAGATACTCGCCTTCGAGCACCCGGGCTCGGTGGCCGATTTCGGCCACTGGAGCATGCATGAATATTCCCTCAGCGATGACCTAATTAAGTCAACCGGTGTACCAAATGCAGCCGATGTCGTCGTGTGCAAGATCACCAAGACcgtcaagaagaagaagaagaagaagaacaacaaATCCGGCAAGGGATCGGAGGTAGAGCCTCTACTAGAGAATATGCTAGATGATAAATag
- the LOC125190451 gene encoding probable serine/threonine-protein kinase At1g54610, whose amino-acid sequence MGCVCGKPSSAVEDSEFSPKQRELNRKASELRLARGVSSRRSESFSLKEGLEKGDVRVGLIEKKVCGSRKVRDDCCEKRGGGCDDLGGNFPDFGSLPRAVEGEQVAAGWPSWLVAVAGEAIRGWVPRKAYTFEKLDKIGQGTYSSVYKGRDLLTNKYVALKRVRFDNMDPESVKFMAREILILRRLDHPNIIKLEGIITSKTSSCLYLVFEYMEHDLTGLASLPGVKLTEPQVKCYMKQLLSGLDYCHRNGVLHRDIKGSNLLINNHGILKIADFGLASYFDSHNKIPLTSRVVTLWYRPPELLLGATQYGASVDLWSAGCILGELYAGKPIMPGRTEVEQLHKIFKLCGSPSEDYWRKSKLPHSPVFKPIQPYKRRIADTFKDRHDASVRLIEILLSVDPSDRGTAASALESEFFKTAPVPCDPASLPKYPPSKEIDAKLREDEARRKGASGAKGQKGDCNSKKSREFRTVAGHDPKAELAKLMPVRQSHADSNSRSGFLNVQKEDVVSGFAMDQSGREQVLSERSRDRQQKPRERVISNSGPLVSTRNGAPRAECRDSLASQHVEATNQAGRFSQSFWEAVRRHDKRRQEATNQAEYGRINTKETVLDGHGQKERKIHFSGPLLAPSNNIEQVLKEHDRRIQEAARRWRHEKTRGGRVRPHETHPSSYVPTRSAG is encoded by the exons ATGGGGTGTGTTTGTGGGAAGCCATCTTCAGCAGTTGAAGATAGTGAGTTTAGCCCTAAACAGAGGGAGTTGAATAGGAAGGCTTCAGAGCTGCGTTTGGCTAGAGGGGTTTCTTCGAGAAGGAGTGAGAGCTTCTCATTGAAGGAGGGTTTGGAGAAGGGTGATGTTAGAGTTGGATTGATTGAGAAGAAGGTTTGTGGGTCTAGGAAGGTGAGGGATGATTGTTGTGAGAAGAGGGGAGGGGGCTGTGATGATCTTGGTGGCAATTTCCCGGACTTCGGGAGCCTCCCGAGGGCGGTGGAAGGCGAGCAGGTCGCTGCTGGATGGCCGTCTTGGCTGGTCGCGGTGGCCGGGGAGGCTATCCGAGGCTGGGTTCCACGGAAAGCCTATACCTTTGAGAAACTTGATAAG ATTGGTCAAGGGACTTACAGTAGCGTGTACAAGGGTCGGGATCTCCTGACTAACAAGTACGTGGCTCTGAAGAGAGTGCGTTTCGATAATATGGACCCAGAGAGCGTAAAGTTTATGGCGAGGGAGATTCTCATTTTGAGAAGGCTTGATCACCCGAATATCATCAAGCTGGAAGGGATAATCACATCAAAAACATCTTCGTGTTTATATCTCGTGTTTGAGTACATGGAACATGATCTCACCGGGCTTGCTTCACTACCCGGTGTCAAGCTCACAGAGCCGCAGGTGAAGTGTTACATGAAGCAGCTATTGAGTGGACTAGACTATTGTCATAGGAACGGTGTCCTGCATCGTGATATCAAGGGCTCGAATCTCTTGATTAACAATCACGGGATCTTGAAAATAGCTGATTTTGGGCTGGCGAGTTATTTTGATAGTCACAACAAGATCCCTCTCACAAGCCGTGTCGTGACATTGTGGTATCGGCCGCCTGAGCTTTTGCTCGGAGCGACTCAGTATGGAGCTTCTGTCGACTTGTGGAGCGCTGGCTGCATTCTCGGGGAATTGTATGCTGGCAAGCCCATCATGCCGGGTAGAACAGAG GTTGAGCAGCTGCATAAGATCTTCAAGCTTTGTGGTTCGCCTTCCGaggattattggagaaaatCGAAGCTACCTCATTCACCCGTCTTTAAGCCTATTCAGCCCTACAAACGACGGATAGCTGATACCTTTAAGGATCGTCATGATGCTTCCGTAAGGCTGATTGAGATCCTACTCTCGGTCGATCCTTCAGATCGAGGGACTGCAGCTAGTGCTCTCGAGAGTGAG TTCTTCAAAACAGCTCCCGTTCCCTGTGATCCAGCAAGTTTGCCCAAGTATCCTCCCAGCAAAGAGATAGATGCAAAGCTGAGAGAAGACGAAGCAAGAAG GAAAGGAGCTTCCGGAGCTAAGGGACAGAAGGGCGACTGCAATTCTAAAAAATCGAGAGAATTCAGAACTGTGGCAGGGCATGATCCCAAAGCCGAGTTAGCTAAGTTAATGCCG GTGAGGCAGAGCCACGCGGACTCAAACAGCCGTAGCGGATTTTTGAACGTTCAAAAGGAAGATGTCGTTTCCGGTTTTGCAATGGATCAATCAGGGCGGGAACAAGTTCTATCCGAAAGGAGCAGAGATCGTCAGCAAAAGCCTCGGGAGAGAGTGATTTCTAATTCCGGTCCTCTTGTTTCCACCAGAAACGGTGCTCCACGAGCAGAGTGCCGAGACAGTTTAGCTTCTCAGCACGTCGAGGCTACAAATCAGGCAGGCAGGTTCTCGCAGTCGTTTTGGGAAGCCGTGAGAAGGCACGACAAGAGACGACAGGAGGCTACGAACCAAGCTGAATACGGAAGAATCAACACGAAAGAAACCGTCTTG GACGGGCACGGCCAGAAGGAGAGAAAGATCCATTTCTCGGGCCCTCTCCTCGCTCCATCGAACAACATAGAGCAGGTGCTGAAAGAGCACGATCGCCGGATCCAAGAAGCTGCTCGGCGTTGGAGGCACGAGAAGACGAGGGGTGGTAGAGTTCGGCCTCATGAGACGCATCCGTCGTCGTACGTCCCGACTCGAAGTGCCGGCTAG
- the LOC125187431 gene encoding transcription factor bHLH162-like: MGKPRRIQSNSNSDTAPKIERKIIEKNRRTKMKNLYNQLVSLLPHQPSPVDGVPLPDQIDETVEHIKGMTTKLEKLKQKRDLLLEKKKQVIKNSCVTNIKNKATNNASSSSSPLVEVQDMGPNLDVILANDLQNYTSFRDIVRLVHQHGVEIASASFARDGNSSIQVLHDKVGNPKPGFDGATITRKMKELAYNKGASSMSEVVESDTNLWDYEIDSKINWGFEIPEVLLPGLQEFMITMKKCS, from the exons ATGGGGAAGCCACGCCGAAttcaatcaaattcaaattcagaCACAGCTCCAAAAATTGAGAGGAAAATCattgagaaaaatagaagaacTAAAATGAAGAATCTCTACAACCAACTCGTTTCTCTCCTCCCACACCAACCCTCTCCG GTGGATGGGGTGCCATTACCGGATCAAATAGACGAAACAGTGGAGCATATCAAGGGCATGACGACGAAGCTGGAGAAACTGAAGCAAAAAAGGGACCTCttattagagaaaaagaaGCAAGTAATCAAGAATTCATGTGTaacaaatatcaaaaataaagcaaCAAATAATGCAAGTTCATCTTCATCACCTCTAGTTGAAGTTCAAGATATGGGGCCAAATCTTGATGTCATCTTAGCAAATGATCTTCAAAACTACACTAGTTTCCGCGATATTGTACGATTGGTTCATCAACACGGAGTTGAGATTGCTAGTGCAAGCTTTGCAAGGGATGGCAACTCATCCATCCAAGTTCTACATGATAAG GTTGGGAATCCAAAGCCTGGATTTGATGGTGCAACGATTACTAGAAAGATGAAGGAGTTGGCATATAATAAAGGGGCTTCTTCAATGAGTGAAGTGGTTGAATCAGATACTAATTTATGGGATTATGAAATTGATTCCAAGATTAATTGGGGCTTTGAAATCCCTGAGGTTTTGTTACCTGGTTTGCAGGAGTTCATGATCACAATGAAAAAATGTTCATAA